A segment of the Acidimicrobiales bacterium genome:
TGCGCTTCGAGCTCGATCTCTACATCAACCTCCGCCCCTTCAACTCCTCCCCCGGGGCGATCGCCCCGGGCGCCGACTTCGTCGTCGTGCGTGAGAACACCGAGGGCCCCTACGTCGGCGAAGGGGGCGTGCTGCGGCGCAACACCCCCCACGAGGTCGCCACCCAGGGCTCGGTGAACACCCGCTTCGGTGTCGAGCGCTGCGCCCGCTTCGCCTTCGCCCTCGCCGAAGCCCGTCCCGCACGGCACCTCACCCTCGTCCACAAGACCAACGTGCTCACCTTCTCCGGCGACCTCTGGTCACGGGTGGTCGACGAGGTGAAGGGGGAGTTCCCCGAGGTCGCGGTGGACTACAACCACGTCGACGCGGCCTGCATCTACTTCGCGACCGACGCCGCCCGCTACGACGTGGTGGTCACCGACAACCTCTTCGGCGACATCCTCACCGACCTCGGCGGCGCCGTCACCGGGGGCATCGGCCTCGCCGCCTCGGCGAACCTCAACCCGGCCCGCACCGGCCCCTCGCTGTTCGAGCCGGTGCACGGCGCCGCCCACGACATCGTCGGCACGGGTGCGGCGAACCCGCTCGCCGCGATCCGGTCGGCGGCGATGATGCTCGAGCACCTCGGTGAGGCCGTCGCCGCCGCCAAGGTGACGGCTGCTGTGCTCGAGGTCCAGCGGGAGCTCGCGACGAGCGGGACCAAGCTGGAGACGACCGCGATCGGCGATGCCGTCGCAGGGAGGTTGTGAGATGCCGATTACCCCGACGGCCAAGATCTGGATGGACGGCGAGCTCGTCGACTGGGAGGACGCCACCGTGCACGTCCTCACCCACAGCCTGCACTACGGCACCGGCGTCTTCGAGGGCATCCGCGCCTACGCGACGCCGGACGGGCCGGGAGTCTTCCGCCTCTCGGACCACATCTCCCGGCTGCTCCGCTCGGCGCACATCCTCGCCCTCGAGGTCCCCTTCAGCCACGCCGAGCTCTCGGCCGCGGTGCTGGACACTGTGCGCGCCTCCGGCCTCGACGCCTGCTACATCCGCCCCCTCGTCTACCTCGGCTACGGCGAGATGGGCCTCAACCCGCTCTTCTCCGAGGTCAAGGTCTCCGTCGCGGTCTGGCCCTGGAGCGCCTACCTCGGCGAGGAGGGGATCGCGAAGGGCATCCGCTTGAAGGTCAGCTCCTGGGCCCGCCATGACCCGCGCGCGATGCCGACAGCCGCCAAGGCGACCGGGATGTACATCAACTCCTCGCTCGCCAAGGTGGAGGCGGTGCGCGCCGGGTACGACGAGGCGCTGCTGCTGACGACCGACGGCTACCTCTCCGAGGGCACCGGCGAGAACCTCTTCATCGTGCGCGACGGGGTGCTCTACTCGCCGTCGACCTCGGCGGTCGCCGCCCTCGAGGGGATCACCGCCGACAGCGCGCAGGTGATCGCCCGCGACCTCGGCTACGAGGTCCACCACGAGCTCCTCCGCCGCCCCGACCTCTACCTCGCCGACGAGGCCTTCCTCACCGGGACCGCGGCCGAGATCGTCCCCATCGCCTCGGTCGACGACCGCACCGTCGGCGCCGGGGAGCCGGGGCCGGTGACGCGCGCCATCCAGGAGACCTACTTCTCGGCCGTCCGCGGCGGGGTCGACCGCTACAAGGACTGGGTCGAACTTGTCGACTGAGGTCCCTGCCGGCGGGGGCGTGCTCGCGCGCCCCGCGCTGCCGGCGAGCGTCGAGATCTACGACACGACGCTGCGCGACGGCTCCCAGCAGGAGGGCATCTCGCTCACCGTCGAGGACAAGCTGCGCGTCGCGCAGCAGATCGACCACCTCGGCGTGGCCTACATCGAGGGGGGCTGGCCGGGTGCCAACCCGAAGGACGGCGAGTTCTTCGCCCGCGCCCGCGACGAGCTGAAGCTCGAGCACGCCGTCCTCGCGGCCTTCGGTTCGACGCGCCGCGCTGGGGCCGCCGCCGCCGGGGACGAGACCCTCGGCCAGCTGCTGCGGGCCGCGACCGACACGGTCTGCATCGTCGCCAAGGCCTCCGACCTGCACGTCACCGAGGCGCTGCGGACGACCCTCGCCGAGGGCGTGGCGATGGTCCGCGACTCGGTCGCCCTCCTCGTCGGCGAGGGTCGGCAGGTCTTCTTGGACGCCGAGCACTTCTTCGATGGCTTCCGCCGCGACCCCGCCTTCTCCCTCGAGGTCCTCGCCGCCGCCGAGGAGGCGGGCGCCTCGGCGCTCGTGCTCTGCGACACCAACGGCGGCGCGCTGCCGCACGAGGTCGAGGAGATCGTGGCCACGGTGCGCGCCGCGACGCGGGCGGTGATCGGGGTGCACTTCCACAACGACTCGGGCTGCGCCGTCGCCAACAGCCTCGCCGCGGTGCGTGTCGGCGCGACCCAGGTGCAGGGCTGCGTGAACGGCTACGGGGAGCGGGCGGGCAACGCCGACCTCTGCGTCGCGATCCCCGACCTCACCTTGAAGATGGGCATCAGCACGGTCCCCGCGGAGAAGCTCCCTCTCGTCACGCCGACCGCCCGCCACATCGCGGAGATCGTCAACCTCACCCTCGACCCGCAGAAGCCCTACGTCGGCACTGCCGCCTTCGCGCACAAGGCGGGGCTGCACACGAGCGCGATCGTGCGCCGCGCCGACGCCTACGAGCACGTCCCGCCGGACTCGGTCGGCAACGGCACGCGCGTCGTCGTCTCCGAGCTCGCCGGCCGCTCGACGCTCGCGATGAAGGCCGCCGAGCTCGGCATCGACCTCGACGCCGAGGCGACTGGCCGCGTCCTCGACGCGCTGAAGCGCCTCGAGCACGCCGGCTACCACTTCGAGGTCGCCGACGGCTCGCTCGAGCTGCTGATGCGCGCCGCGTCGGGGGGAGGGCCGGAGGAGCTCGCCAGCTTCTTCACCGTCGAGTCCTTCCGGGTGGTCACCGACTGGCGCCAGCTCGACCACCCGGTCCCGGACCCTGAGCGCCTCGTGCACGGCTGGGGCGAGGAGGGCGAGCTCACCACTGAGGCGACCGTGAAGGTGCACGTCGGCGGCGACCGCGTCGTCGAGACCGCGGAGGGCAACGGCCCGGTGAACGCCCTCGACTCGGCGCTGCGCAAGGCGATCGGCCGCTACTTTCCCGAGCTCGCCGCGCTGCATCTCACCGACTACCGGGTGCGCGTCCTCGACACCGGGAAGGGCACCGGGGCGGTGACGCGCGTCCTGCTCGACACCGCCGACGAGGAGGGCAGCTTCTCGACGATCGGCGTCTCGGAGAACGTCATCGAGGCCTCCTGGCAGGCGCTCGTCGACTCGATCGTCTTCGGCCTGCTGCGCGCCGGCGGCGTGCGCGGCGGCGCGTCGGATACCCTCGGCGCTCGATGACCCAGCCGAAGTTCGCGCCGATCGCCGCTCCCGACGAGGTCCGCCCGGCCTACCGCGTGGACACGCCGCGCCCCTGGCGGCCGCACCGCCCCGGTGAGCTCGTGAAGGCGACGGCCGGCGGCAAGGGCCTCGGTACCCCCGGGCCGGACCAGGGCTACGCCCTCGGCCTCGCGGAGCGCCTGCGCGGGCGCCTCGTCCTCACGAGCGGCGAGCACGCCGAGGACGCCCTTACCGCGGGCGTCGTCCTCGGCCTGCGCCGCGCCGCGAGCTACGGGCGGGCGCCGATCCTCGCCGACGTCGAGGTCGGCCTCGAGCTCCTCGGCTTCCTCTCCGACGCCCCCGCCGAGCTCATCGCGCACCGCCGGGAGCTCGTCGACGGCGTGACCCACGACTACTGGCGCCAGCGCCTCCTCGCCGAGTCGGCCCCCCTCGGATCGCTGCGCGGCTCGCCGGGCGAGAGCGCGGCGACCGGCTGGCGGGAGCGCCTCGGCGTCTGAGCCCGCTCAGCCGAGGGCGCGGAAGCCCTCCACGCCCGACTGCGTCGGCACGAGCAGCATCGAGTCGCCGACCGCCGGCGTGGCGAAGTGCTCGAGGGCGTCGGTCGGCCGGCTGAGCACGACCCTCCCGCTCGTCGGGCTCATCGCGTAGAGCGCCCCGCCGTTCCAGTCGAGGGCGAAGACGAGGCCGCCGGCGAGGATCGGCGGGCCGTTGGCGGCGCCGGAGGACTGCCGCCAGGCGAGGTGGAAGCTCGCGCCGGCGACGCGCACCGCCGTGGTGCCGCTGCCGCAGGGCGCGAAGACGAGCACCCCGGCCGCGGTGGGATCGACGGCGGGGGCGCCGTAGACGCCGCCGCTCGCGCACAGCGCACCGGTGAAGGCCGGGCCGCCGACCCCGCCGAGGTGCTGCTCGTCGAGGAGGTAGCCGACGCTCCCGTTGCTGGCGGGCTTGCCGGCCACGAACAGCCGCGAGGTGCCGGGGATCTGTACCGGCCCACCCGAGCCGAGGTCCCAGTCGTCGTCGTTCAGCTGCACCCAGTTCGCGGGCGCCCACACCCCGAGGCGCGACAGCGAGGGGCTGAGGGCGATCACCGAGTTGCCCTCGTCGAAGTCCGTGGCGCTCGAGGAGGCGCCGTTCCCCGTCGCCACGTAGAGGTCACCGCCCGGGGCGACCGTCGCGCCGCTCGTCGCCCAGATCGCTCCCTCGCGGGCGCTCGCGACCTGGTAGCTCTGGAGCGCCCCGCTCCCGCTCTCGGGGAGCGCGACGACGAAGCCGTGGTACTGGCCGCAGTCGCCGTAGAGGCCGCCGAGCTCGACGTAGAGGTGGCCGTTTGCCACGGTGAGGGCGCTGCGCTGCTGCTCGGCGCCGATGTAGTAGCGGTTCGGGTTGTTGCCCCCCGGCGGGTCGACGCGCCGCTTCCAGAGCACCCGGTGGCTCGTGAGGGAGACGGCGAAGAGCTCGTGGCGGATGTACCGCCAGTTGGCGTGGCCGCCGAGCTCGACCTCGCCGACGACGAAGAGCTCGTTGTTCGCCGGGTCGATGGCCGGGGTCCCGGTGATGCCGAGGGGGGCGATGTCTCCGCAGCCCGCGGTGGGAGTGCTGTGCAGCACGCTGCCGCTCACGGCGGTGCCGAGGTGCAGCGACCAGCGGAGCGCGCCCGAGCGGGCGTTCAGGGCGTAGAGGGTGTCGTTCTCGGTGGCCACGTAGGCGCTGCCGGCGTCGAGGAGCGGCTCGGCGTAGACGCCGCCGTCGAGGTGGCGGTCCCAGCGCGCCGCTGCCGAGAGGCCGGCGATCGCGGGGTCGGCGGGGTCGTCCCCGGAGCGGGCGATGTCGTAGTCGTAGGTGAGGAGGTCACCGAGGCGGGGTGAGGCGGGCACCCCGGCGCGCGGGGTCGAGCGCTGCGGGGCGCTGCTCGCGGTGGCGGCCGCGCCGCCGGCGGCCGTCAGCCCGCCGAGCAGCCCCACGAGGGCGGTGGCGAGCGGCAGGCGCCCGTTTCGCAGTGCCGCCATCGTCCACTCCTCTGCTCGAAAGGCGCGCGCCGCCGGGCGCCGGCGGCGATGCGCCTGGTCTACCCGGTCGCCGCCTCGACCACGCACCACATCACGACGTGCACGCCGATGCGCTCGATCTCGAACTCCGCGCCGGCGCGCGCGAGGCCCATCGTCGAATAGAAGTCGACGGCGCCGGCGCGCGCGTGGCACCACAGCACCCCGCCACCGCGGCGGGCGACCTCGGCGAGCACCGCCGTGAGCACGGCGGTGCCGACCCCGGTGCCGCGGTGCTCGGGGGCGGTCGCCATGCTGCGCAGGCGGAAGCCGGGGAGGCGGCGCGCGGCTTCGGGGACGCTCTCGGGAGCGGCCTCCTCGAAGAGGGTGGCGCAGCCGACGACCTCTTCGTCGGGGCCGGCGAGCGCGGCGAAGGTCGGCGCGCCCTCGTCGTCCGCCGCGAGCTCGTCGAGGCGCAACCAGGGGCGGAGCACGGCACGGCGCAGCGCGAAGGCGCGCGCCGGCGCGACCTGCTCGACCCGCAGCTCGCCGGATCGTTCAGCCACTCAGGCCTCGATCACCGGCTCGCAGCCGACGGGGAGGAACACGCTGCTCCCGCTCTTCCACTCGCTGCGGCTGCCGTCCCTCCGGAGCCACCAGGCCGAGCGGCGCCCCATTACCGTGTAGTGCTCCGGCCCGCCGACGAGCGCCGTCTCCTCGTCGACACCGACGATGCCGACCCCGGGCGGGACCCGCCCGGCGAACTGCGCGGCGAGGCCCGGGTCGCGGCCGTCGAAGCGGTCGAAGTGCGGGATCACCGCGAGGTGCGCGACGACGGCGAGGCCGGGACGCGCCGCCGTGGAGCGCTCTCGGAAGCCCCCGGCGACGCGGGTGAGCGCGCACGCGCCGGCCGAGCAGCCGGCCAGCGCCGCACCCGCCTCGTGGGCGTCGAGGATCGCCCGCCAGACGGCGGTGTCGCGGAGGGTGTCGGCGAGGTAGGCGGGGCTCCCGCCCGAGAGGTAGACGAGGCCCGCGCCGGCGATCTCGGCGGCGAGCTCCTCGCGCTCGGCGTCGCTCCGGTCAAGGACGCGCAGCGGCACGGCCTCGACGCCGAGTCGCTCGTAGTGCCTGCGCCCGAGATCGAGCCAGTAGTCGACGCGCTCGTCGCCCTCTTGGCCGGCGGCGGTGGGGAGGAAGACGGCGCGGCGCGGGCGCCCCTCGAGGAGGTGGCGGTCGACCTCGGTCATGACCTGCAGGAACTCGCCGCTTCCGACGAGCCCGAGCGGTCCGCGCACCGTGTGGAGGCTACCCGGGGAGGTCCTGCACCGGTGGCGGCGCGATTTCCTGAAGAATGGGGGGGTCACCGACCGCTGAAGGGAGCCCCAACGTGCTGCGCGCCAACGCGCTTGAACTCGCCGTCGGCGGGAGGACGTTGCTGCGTCCAGCGACTTTCGAGGTCGGGAGCGGGGACCGGATCGGCCTCGTGGGGCGCAACGGCGCCGGGAAGACCACCCTGTTGAAGGTGCTCGCCGGGGAGGCGCTCGCGCAGGGCGGGAGCGTGCAGCACAACGCCCCCATCGCCTACCTCCCCCAGGACCCCCGCACCGGTGACCTCGGCGTCATCGCCCGGGACCGCGTCCTGTCGGCCCGCGGCCTTGACGTCGTCGCGCGCGACCTCGCCGACATGGCGGCGAAGATGGGGACCGCCGATGACGAGGCGCGCGAGCAGGCGATCGCCCGCTACGGCCGCCTCGAGCAGCGCTTCGAGAGTCTCGGCGGGTGGGGCGCGGAGTCCGAGGCGGCGGCGATCGTGTCGAGCCTCGGCCTCCCTGAACGGGTCCTCGCGCAACCCCTCGAGACGCTCTCGGGCGGCCAGCGCCGCCGCATCGAGCTCGCCCGCGTGCTGTTCTCCGGCGCCGCGACCCTGCTCCTCGACGAGCCGACGAACCACCTCGACGCGGACTCGATCGCCTGGTTGCGGGGCTACCTGAAGAGCTACGACGGCGGCCTCATCCTCGTCACCCACGACGTGGAGCTCCTCGAGGCGACCGTGAACCGGGTCTTCCACTTCGACGCCAACCGCCAGGAGGTCGACCTCTACAACGTCGGCTGGCGCGCCTACCTCGACGGGCGGGCCGCCGACGAGCGCCGCCGCACCCGTGAGCGCTCCAACGCCGAGCGCAAGATCGGGGCGTTGCGCTCGCAGGCCGACAAGATGCGGGCGACCGCCACCAAGGCTCGCGCCGCCCACCAGTTCGACCGGCGCGCCGAGCGCCTCGCGGCTGGCCTCGCCCCCGAGACGGTGCGCGATCAGGTGGCGCGCCTCACCTTCCCCGACCCCGCTCCGTGCGGGCGGGTCCCCCTCGAGGCCGAGGGCCTCTCCAAGTACTACGGATCCCTCGAGGTCTTCAGCGAGGTGGGCCTCGCCATCGACCGCGGCAGCCGGGTGGTCATCCTCGGCCTGAACGGCGCCGGCAAGACGACGCTGCTGCGGCTGCTCGCCGGGGTCGACGAGCCGGACAGCGGGGAGATCACCCACGGCCACGGCTTGCGGATCGGCTACTACGCGCAGGAGCACGAGTCCCTCGACCCCTACGCCTCGGTCTTCGACAACCTGCGGCGCGCCGCCCCCGCTGCGACGACCGACGTCGAGCTGCGGCGGATCCTCGGCGCCTTCCTCTTCGGTGGCGACCGGGTGGGCCAGACCGCGGGGACGCTCTCCGGCGGGGAGAAGACCCGTCTCGCCCTTGCCACGCTCGTGGTCTCCTCCGCGAACCTGCTGCTGCTCGACGAGCCGACGAACAACCTCGACCCGGCGAGCCGCGCCGAGGTGCTGCGCGCGCTGCACAGCTACAAGGGGGCGATCATCCTCGTCACCCACGACCCCGGCGCGGTGGCGGCGCTCGCGCCCGAACGCGTGCTCCTCATGCCCGACGGTGTCGAGGACCTGTGGAGCGACGAGCTCGCCGACCTCGTGGCGCTGGCCTGACCCCTAGGCGGGGCGCGATCGTCCGCACCCGGTCCTAGGAGCGGCTCATCGGGTAAGGACCGACCGGCGCCCGCGTTGGCGCCGTGACACACTCGCCGCGCCTGTTCGGCGCGGTCGGGCACCAGGCCGGGCTGCCGGCCGGAGGGAGCCATATGGACGACGAGGCGGAGCGACAGGGAGAGCGCCCCGGGCCGCCCCCGCCGCCCCCGCGGCTGTTCGACGGCGAGGCGCTCGCCCCGTCGGCGGCGCCGCGCCGCAGGTTCCTCGCCGTGCTGCTCGCGGTCGCCCTCCTCGCGGGGGGGATCGGTGCCGCACTCGGGGCCTCCGTCATCCGTCCGCA
Coding sequences within it:
- a CDS encoding branched-chain amino acid transaminase, which encodes MPITPTAKIWMDGELVDWEDATVHVLTHSLHYGTGVFEGIRAYATPDGPGVFRLSDHISRLLRSAHILALEVPFSHAELSAAVLDTVRASGLDACYIRPLVYLGYGEMGLNPLFSEVKVSVAVWPWSAYLGEEGIAKGIRLKVSSWARHDPRAMPTAAKATGMYINSSLAKVEAVRAGYDEALLLTTDGYLSEGTGENLFIVRDGVLYSPSTSAVAALEGITADSAQVIARDLGYEVHHELLRRPDLYLADEAFLTGTAAEIVPIASVDDRTVGAGEPGPVTRAIQETYFSAVRGGVDRYKDWVELVD
- a CDS encoding PQQ-binding-like beta-propeller repeat protein; this encodes MAALRNGRLPLATALVGLLGGLTAAGGAAATASSAPQRSTPRAGVPASPRLGDLLTYDYDIARSGDDPADPAIAGLSAAARWDRHLDGGVYAEPLLDAGSAYVATENDTLYALNARSGALRWSLHLGTAVSGSVLHSTPTAGCGDIAPLGITGTPAIDPANNELFVVGEVELGGHANWRYIRHELFAVSLTSHRVLWKRRVDPPGGNNPNRYYIGAEQQRSALTVANGHLYVELGGLYGDCGQYHGFVVALPESGSGALQSYQVASAREGAIWATSGATVAPGGDLYVATGNGASSSATDFDEGNSVIALSPSLSRLGVWAPANWVQLNDDDWDLGSGGPVQIPGTSRLFVAGKPASNGSVGYLLDEQHLGGVGGPAFTGALCASGGVYGAPAVDPTAAGVLVFAPCGSGTTAVRVAGASFHLAWRQSSGAANGPPILAGGLVFALDWNGGALYAMSPTSGRVVLSRPTDALEHFATPAVGDSMLLVPTQSGVEGFRALG
- the cimA gene encoding citramalate synthase translates to MSTEVPAGGGVLARPALPASVEIYDTTLRDGSQQEGISLTVEDKLRVAQQIDHLGVAYIEGGWPGANPKDGEFFARARDELKLEHAVLAAFGSTRRAGAAAAGDETLGQLLRAATDTVCIVAKASDLHVTEALRTTLAEGVAMVRDSVALLVGEGRQVFLDAEHFFDGFRRDPAFSLEVLAAAEEAGASALVLCDTNGGALPHEVEEIVATVRAATRAVIGVHFHNDSGCAVANSLAAVRVGATQVQGCVNGYGERAGNADLCVAIPDLTLKMGISTVPAEKLPLVTPTARHIAEIVNLTLDPQKPYVGTAAFAHKAGLHTSAIVRRADAYEHVPPDSVGNGTRVVVSELAGRSTLAMKAAELGIDLDAEATGRVLDALKRLEHAGYHFEVADGSLELLMRAASGGGPEELASFFTVESFRVVTDWRQLDHPVPDPERLVHGWGEEGELTTEATVKVHVGGDRVVETAEGNGPVNALDSALRKAIGRYFPELAALHLTDYRVRVLDTGKGTGAVTRVLLDTADEEGSFSTIGVSENVIEASWQALVDSIVFGLLRAGGVRGGASDTLGAR
- a CDS encoding GNAT family N-acetyltransferase, translated to MAERSGELRVEQVAPARAFALRRAVLRPWLRLDELAADDEGAPTFAALAGPDEEVVGCATLFEEAAPESVPEAARRLPGFRLRSMATAPEHRGTGVGTAVLTAVLAEVARRGGGVLWCHARAGAVDFYSTMGLARAGAEFEIERIGVHVVMWCVVEAATG
- a CDS encoding Type 1 glutamine amidotransferase-like domain-containing protein; translated protein: MRGPLGLVGSGEFLQVMTEVDRHLLEGRPRRAVFLPTAAGQEGDERVDYWLDLGRRHYERLGVEAVPLRVLDRSDAEREELAAEIAGAGLVYLSGGSPAYLADTLRDTAVWRAILDAHEAGAALAGCSAGACALTRVAGGFRERSTAARPGLAVVAHLAVIPHFDRFDGRDPGLAAQFAGRVPPGVGIVGVDEETALVGGPEHYTVMGRRSAWWLRRDGSRSEWKSGSSVFLPVGCEPVIEA
- a CDS encoding 3-isopropylmalate dehydrogenase; protein product: MAAFKVAVIGGDGIGPEVTAEALKVVAAAGVTLDTTNYELGAAHYVATGEVLRDEVLEELRGYDAIVLGAIGPPIGSTEVPSGVLERGLLLRLRFELDLYINLRPFNSSPGAIAPGADFVVVRENTEGPYVGEGGVLRRNTPHEVATQGSVNTRFGVERCARFAFALAEARPARHLTLVHKTNVLTFSGDLWSRVVDEVKGEFPEVAVDYNHVDAACIYFATDAARYDVVVTDNLFGDILTDLGGAVTGGIGLAASANLNPARTGPSLFEPVHGAAHDIVGTGAANPLAAIRSAAMMLEHLGEAVAAAKVTAAVLEVQRELATSGTKLETTAIGDAVAGRL
- a CDS encoding ABC-F family ATP-binding cassette domain-containing protein, with the protein product MLRANALELAVGGRTLLRPATFEVGSGDRIGLVGRNGAGKTTLLKVLAGEALAQGGSVQHNAPIAYLPQDPRTGDLGVIARDRVLSARGLDVVARDLADMAAKMGTADDEAREQAIARYGRLEQRFESLGGWGAESEAAAIVSSLGLPERVLAQPLETLSGGQRRRIELARVLFSGAATLLLDEPTNHLDADSIAWLRGYLKSYDGGLILVTHDVELLEATVNRVFHFDANRQEVDLYNVGWRAYLDGRAADERRRTRERSNAERKIGALRSQADKMRATATKARAAHQFDRRAERLAAGLAPETVRDQVARLTFPDPAPCGRVPLEAEGLSKYYGSLEVFSEVGLAIDRGSRVVILGLNGAGKTTLLRLLAGVDEPDSGEITHGHGLRIGYYAQEHESLDPYASVFDNLRRAAPAATTDVELRRILGAFLFGGDRVGQTAGTLSGGEKTRLALATLVVSSANLLLLDEPTNNLDPASRAEVLRALHSYKGAIILVTHDPGAVAALAPERVLLMPDGVEDLWSDELADLVALA